A segment of the Fibrobacter succinogenes subsp. succinogenes S85 genome:
CAGCACGGTCAAGGATTACGGCCACCGGCCGTAACCCGAAGGGCAACTAGCGAAATGAAATGAGCTAGTTGTCCAATCCGTCTATCTCCTTTAGAGAGCTGTTTTCCTTCTCTTTCCTTCTCCAAACCGTCAAAACACCCATAAATTGGTAATTTTTGGCACTTTTATGGTCAAAAAATGAATTTTTGTAATAAAAATGTATTCTTTTCTAAAAAATATGCTATATTTATTTACGTGAACGTATCAGAGGGGAGCTTTGATTTGTTTGCGCAATTCCAAGCGCCCTTCTATGAATTTAACGAAATAAACTGAGACAATAGGAACCGTAAGGAACGGTTTTGGTGTATTAGGAGTTTATTCAGAAGTCTCTCATTCCAACTCGTAAAATACTGTCGCCCTCCTATCGAGGGCGACTTCCCGTTTATAGGGCTCGCGGGATTTTTATACCCTTTGACGCGGTTTGCTCGAGGGTATAAAAAAAGAACCCAACTTGCGTTGAGTTCTTTTTATACCGCTTGGCGCGGTTACAAAAAAAGTCCAGCTTTCGCTGAACTTTTTTATACCCCCAAGCGGTTTCGAACCGCTGTTGCGGGAATGAAAATCCCGAGTCCTGGGCCACTAGACGATAGGGGCGTTTTGTGTGAGGACAAATATAGGATTTTATAAAATAATGTCAAGGGTGGTTGAATAAAATTTTTTGAGGGGCGTGGGTATAAAAAAAGAACCAACTTTTCAGCTGGTTCCTTTATACCTTTGATAGGTTGAAAAAAAGACTCATCTTTCGATGAGCCTTTTTTATACCTTGTGATGCGGTTTGCTCGAGGGTATAAAAAAAGAACCAACTTTTCAGCTGGTTCCTTTATACCTTTGATAGGTTGAAAAAAAAGACTCGTCTTTCGATGAGCCCTTTTTATACCGCTTTGGGTGGTTGCAAAAAAAGCCAACCTTGCGGTTGACTTTTTTATACCCTTTGACGCGGTTTGCTCAAGGGTATAAAAAAAAGAACCCAACTTGCGTTGAGTTCTTTTTATACCCCCAAGCGGTTTCGAACCGCTGTTGCGGGAATGAAAATCCCGAGTCCTGGGCCACTAGACGATAGGGGCGTTTTGTGTGCGCCAAATATAGATGTTTATAGGAAATTGTCAAGGGCTTTTGTTTGATTTTTTTATTTTTTCTCTCGTGATTCTGAAAAAAAGGCTAAAAAAGATACTTTGGCGAGGCGTTTTGCGCTTTTTGCCGGTGGCTTTACTTGCGAGTGCCGCCGATGCGGCTTTGCTTTGGGGTATCCGTTCATTCATGGATATTCTCCAGGGTAGACCGTTTTTCTCTCTTTCTGCGTGGCTTGTGCTGATGGTCGTCCTTACGGCGCTCCGTTTTGCGTTTTTCGCATGGAAAATGAACATTTCCGAAAAATGGCTTTTGGGCACGGGTTCCCTGGTGATGGGCTGGTTCTTGCATACGCTTCGCTCGCTCTCGCCGCGAGTATTCCATACGCCGGAGGGCGAATCTAAAGTTGAAGCCGCGTACGAATCGACTGTTGTTTTGCAATCGAATGGCGGCGTGTTTTTCCAGGCGGTTCAGGCGGTGCTCCAGCTTTTGGTTTTTTTGCCTGTACTGCTTTATATTTCTTGGCCGCTGACTTTGTTCTTGTTTGTTGTGGTTGTTCCGCTGGTGGGCTGGATGCAGCGCCGCTTACACAAGATGGGTCCTGCTGAAGAACATATCTTGACGGAACGCTCGGATTTTCGTGGCTCGCTTTATCTTGCTCGTAAACTTTTCCGCCGATGGAGTTCGCGTTTTGAACGCAAGGAAATTTCAAATGACTTGATGGCTCAAGTCCGCAATCTCAGGGAAGACGGTCTTGATGTCTCGCTCCGCAAGGGCGTGCTTTCACTGATTACAGAAACGGTGTCGGTCTTGGCGATGGTCTTTGTGCTTGCGTTTTGCGCGCTCCTGATTTCGGAAGGTTGGATGGACGGAACAGGCCTTGTGCTTTTTTGCTCGGCGGTTCTCCTTTGTTATAAGCCTGTGAAGGAATGTGCTCGCGTGATGCCGCAGGCAAGGTCTGCGATGAGTGCACTTAGCGTTTTGGAAAAGTTCGAAACGTTGCCTTCGAAAAAATCGGATTCCAGTTCTGCAGAAAAGGCGTATTCTCCAAATTCAGACAACTTGCAAATTACGCATGGCGACTTTGCGTATGAAGGGGCTTTTGAAACGCTCTTTAGCAATTTTTCGCTTTGTTGGAATACGAAAAAGCCGGTGCTTGTCCGTGGTCGCAATGGTGTTGGCAAGTCGACGCTGTTGCGCTTGATTGCTGGGCTTGAGGAATGGGACTATGGAAAAATTTTAAGTTCGATCCCCTTAAAAAACAACGTGTTTTTTGTCGCTCAAGATTTAGAACTCCCTCCAATTCACTTGTTGCAAAAATTGCTTGCACAAACGAATTCTGCGGCAGTCATCGAATTTGCGCATGCCGCGCGAGTGGATAAAATAATGGCTAAGGAGGGGATGTCGGGCGGAGAACGTGCTCGCGTTGCCTTAGCTTGGGCTCTTGCCTCTGACAGTTCCATGATTTTGCTCGATGAACCGTTTGCATCTGTGGCGCTTGCGGACCGCGAATTGCTTTTGACAGCGTTCCTCGATACGGCTGAACTCTTGCACAAGTGGGTGGTGCTCGTGAGCCACGATGTCCTTTCTCGTGAACTTGAACAACGTTTTAATGTTGTGGAGATGGGCGATGCCTAATGCAGAAAATAAAATTTCTGCGTTCTTGTATCGCTTTCGCGGATACATCTTGGGTTTAATTGCGGTTGCCCTAGTTATAACCCCACCTTGCGTTTTTTCTACTGAAATAAGGTCGGGCGTTTTTTGCATGGACCGTTGCGTTTTGGGCATGTTAATTGCTATCCCGATTTACGTTGTAAGTGCTTTTTTACGAGTGCAGTCGCGGCGCTTTATTGGTGCGCATACTCGTGGACATGTCCATGCCGCAGATACGCTTGTAACTTGCGGCCCTTACGCTCGCGTTAGGCACCCACTCTACATCTCGAATACGGGCTTTGCGTTCGGGGTGGCGTTTTTCCATCTTGGCGTTTCGCTTTGGGTTGTCCCGTTTATGGTTGTTGTTGTTGCGTTTGAAGTTTCGCTTTCGCGAATCGAAGACCGCTTCTTGGAACAAAAATTTGGCGATGTGTGGCGCGATTGGGCTTGTGGTACGCCTGCGTTTTTCCCGCGCTTGGGCCGTCCGAGCGGCTCTTCTTGTGATTCTAAGCACGTTCCAGCGCAAAGAACCTTTTGGCAGGCGTTTTTTGCAGATTCTTCGACATGGCTGTGGCTTTTCTTTTGTAATTTATTATTGATATTGAGGAAAGTGGCGGTTTTCTATGTTTAAGGTATTTGACATTGCGCGTGAGGCTCTCGGATCTGTAGCCAAAGCTGCAGCCAAGGTGCCTGTTATAGAAAATAAGTACCATATGAACGAGCGCTTGCGCGGTCCGTGGCCTAAGGGGCCGTTCCTTTGGATGCATGGCGCAAGTCTTGGCGAATGCAAGATGCTCTTGAATTTGGCGAAGTGCCTCAAGGAAGACTTGCCGAATTGCCCGCGCCTTTTGCTGACAACGCAAAAAGTTGAGGTTGTTTCGTTTATTAAGGAATCGGGGATGGATGTGGTCGCTCACATTGCGCCCGTGGATGCTCCTGCAACGATGAAATCTTTTATTTCGGCTGTGAAACCGCTAGGGCTGATTCTTGCTGAAAATGAACTTTGGCCGGGCTACCTCTCTTCGATGTTGCGTATTTCAACGAGGCCGCCTGTTGCTCTTGTGTCTGGACGGTTCCATCATGCAGTTCCGGGAATGGACTATGCCGCAATAGGCTTTGTGAGTATGCAGACCGGCTCGGATTTGTCGCGTTTCTTCAGTGTTTCTACGCGTGCGAATAATTCGCGAATGATGATCGGTGGCGACTGGAAGCTTTTGCCTTGGGTTCGTTTGAACAAGGCCGTAGCGGCCCCTGAAAATCCGACTGTCGATACGGTATTCATCTCGATGCATGTCCAGGAAATCTCAAGCCTTTGCCGCATGATTCTTTCTTCGATTAAGCGTGGTGAATCCGTGGTGCTGATGCCTCGCCGCTTGTCTGAAGTGGCTGAATTTCGCAAGGCTTTGGTTGGTCGCGATATTGCTGTTATCGATTGGCCCGTGGTTCAGAGCGGCGCTGTTTCGATTGTGAACGAGTTTGGCAAGACGAAGGAAGTGCTTGCTGTTTCTAAAACGGCTGTTGTCGGTGGATCGTTCGCTCGAGGTCTTGGTGTCCATGATTTTTGGGAACCGCTTCAGAGTGGCGTTTCGACCTGCGTCGGACCGTATGCCGAAGGACAAAAAGAAACCGTGGCAACGCTTGTTCGTGAAGGCGTCGTTGCGCAGATTCAATCGGCGGAAGAGTTTTCCAGGCGCAATAAGCCGGATATTCGCCTTGTGCAGACTTTCCTTGCGCATGAGAGTGCTAAAATTAGCGACTCGTATCAGCAACTGCTGGAATTTTTGAAAAATTTGTTAAAGTAAATGAAATTAGGTAAACTATGAAAAAAATCGTTTTAGCAACGCCTCGTGGTTTCTGTGCGGGCGTGGACCGTGCCATTCATGTTGTTGAAAAAGCTATTGAAAAATTTGGTACGCCGATATATGTCCGTCATGAAATTGTTCATAACAAGTTTGTTGTGGATACGCTTAAGGATAAAGGGGTCGTCTTTGTTGATGAGCTGGACCAGGTTCCGGAAGGTTCCGTGGTGATTTTCTCGGCGCATGGTGTTGCTGAACATATTTATGAAGAAGCGAAGGCTCGCAATTTGCAGGTCCTTGATGCGAGCTGCCCGCTGGTGCTCAAGGTGCATTTCAGTGCCAAGCGCCATTACAATGCGGGGCGTCATATCATCTTGATCGGTCATGCGGGCCATGCTGAAGTGGAAGGTACGCTGGGGCAGCTCCCGGAAGGCGCAATCACGCTTATCCGCAATGAAAACGATGCTGAAACGGTGGATGTACCGGCCGACAAGGAACTAGCCTATATCACGCAGACGACGCTTTCTGTAGCCGAAACTCGCAAGATTATCGAGGCTCTTAAGCGCCGTTTCCCGAACATCATTGGACCGGAAGCGGGGGACCTCTGCTATGCGACGGGCAATCGCCAGGCGGCTGTCCTTGAACTTTGTTCCGAGGTTGACATGCTTTTGGTTGTCGGGGCAAAAAATTCTTCAAATTCGTCTCGTTTGATGGAGCTTGGGCTGGAACAGGGCCTTCCGAGTCATCTGATTGCGGACGTGAATGACCTTGATCCGGCATGGTTTGAAGGGATTGATACGGTCGGAATTTCGAGCGGGGCGAGCGCACCGGAAGTGCTGGTTCAGGGCGTTGTGGACTGGCTGAAAGAAAAATTTGCACCGGTTGAAGTTGAAAATCTTGTAAAATTAGTGGAAAATACGAAGTTTAACTTGCCAAAAGCATTGCAAGATTAACTTTAGCCTTGACAGTTCCAGAATTTTTAGCTAAAATTGCTGCCTGTAAAAACAACGGAGTTTAATATGAGCCGCATTTGTGAAGTTACCGGCAAGGCCGGTCTCGTGGGCAACATGGTTTCCCACTCTAACCGTAAGAAGTTGATGAAGCAGCTTCCGAACCTCCAGAAGAAGCGCTTCTACATTCCTGAAGAAGACCGCTGGGTCACGCTCCGCGTTAGCGCTGCTGGTCTCCGCACGATCAACAAGCTTGGCATCCAGGCTGTTGCTCAGGAACTCGGAATCTAATTTCTTAGATTAAAAGTTTAACGAAAGCCGCTATGCTTTGCATGGCGGTCTTTTGTGTATTTATTCCGCGTTGTCGCCTCGGACGGGGTCGCCTTATACGGCGTCGTCGTTTAAAAAAAATACCCCGGCGTTTAGACCGGGGTTGATTGCGTAGGTGAAGTTACTGTCTACTTCCTACTGTCTACCGCCTACTTTCTAATGAACTGCGGGACGCCTTTATACTTGGCCATAGCTTGCATAATGCTACCCATTTCCCATTCCTTCTCCTTGAGACGGCGGCGGAGGAGGGCGACGAACACTTCCATGAGCATTTCGCAGTCGTACACGGAACGGTGCATCTTTTCTTCGTCGATGGTCATCGAGATTTCACCGCGCTTCATGAACATATTTGCCATGAAACCGAGCTTGTGGTTGGCGAGTTCCGGCATGATGGTCTTGGAAATGGCAAGACTATCAACGACGGGGTTGCCCGGTGTGAACTGCGGGTTTTGTTCGTAGGCGGTGCGCAAGAAGCTTGCGTCGAAGTTTGCGTTGTGTGCGAGCAAGATGGAGCCCGGTCCGCAGAATGCGGTGAACTGCTTGAGCGCTTCGCCGACTGGCGGTGCGTTTTCGACCATCTTGTCCGTAATGTGGTTCACGTTTGTTGCTTCGGCGGGGATGAGCATGTTGGGCTTTACGAGCGTGTCAAATTCCGAGATGAGTTTCGGTACGACGCGTCCGTTTTTCACTTCTACAGTGAACTTTACGGCGCCGATTTCAATGATTTCGTCTTTACGGTTGACAAGACCAGTCGTTTCTAAGTCGAATGCGACAAATTTTGGTGGTAGTGCTATCACGGCTGTGTTTCCTTTTTTGAATTATTTTCGGGCAAAAGATACTTAATTTCGATGTCAATTGCTGTCAATGGGAGTGGAATTATGAAATTATCCCATCCATTTAAGCGAAAATGCTTACCATACTTGATGCAGAAAAGCCAAAGAGGGCGGCCACTCGCTTTGGAGAGCCACTGTGAACCTGGTTTTACCTGGAGGGCGGGGCCGTGCGGGCCGTCGAGCGCCATGCCGACAAAGCGGTTGTCCTTGAGCGACTTGAGCAGGTGGCGGACGTTTGTGGCTCCATGTGTGTCGGAACCGCGGGTGACTTCGTAATGGAGCTGTTTGGCCGCCTGGGCGAAAAATTCACCGTCGTTTGATTCCGAGACGAGGATGTGGACGTTCTTGTCTTTGAAGGCGGCGGTGCTTGCAAGCAGGTCCTTGTGCCATAGACCTAAGATGCCCGGTCGAAAGTCTTCGGGTACGCGTAGGCGGATGCGGAGGCTTCTCATCCAGAGTGCGCCGAGCGTCGCGAGCAATTTTGTCTTCGTTTGGCAGAAATTCACAGCTAAAAATTAAAAAATTTCACTTTTTTTGATCTGACCCCTTGTAAGGGTGGTTTAAAATACTTATATTGCGTCTGCAATTATGGCGACGTACCCAAGTTGGTAAGGGGCGAGTCTGCAAAACTCTTATTCGGCGGTTCGAGTCCGCCCGTTGCCTCTCAAAAAGACCTTTCGTGAAAGCGGAAGGTCTTTTTGTTTTCCCGAAAGCTGCGCGTTCAATCAAAAAAAATGCTCGCATGAAGCGAGCATGAATTCTTATGGATTATCTTACTCATACCTCAGAGCGGAGCGACCCCAGAGCGCGGAGCGCGACCTCACTGCCTACTAATCACTAACCACTGTTTACTCCGCCGTAGGCGGCAACGGATTCTTGCGTGGGCGTCCTCGTGGGCGCTTGACCGGCATTTCTGCAGCGGCTTCCGGGTGGAGCGCCTTGTTCTTTGCCATGAGCGCTTCGCGGATTTTCTTCGCGCGTTCTTCGATGCGCTGGCGGGCGAGGTCTGCGGCAGACACGATGACTGTCTTCGGCTTGTCGCCAGGCTTTGCACCGAACGAGCCCTTGAGGACGCGGCCTGAAGGCGGCTTGGGCGGTTCGGAGAGAACGCTCGTGAGTACGCGCTTGGGCGCTGCTGCGGGGGCGGCTTTTTCAATAATCTTCTTGACTTCGGCGTCTTCGACCTTTGGTGCGGCGTTCTTCGCGATTTTCTTTAAGATGCTGTTGATTTCAGCATCGCTTTCGGCTTCGCGGGACTTTGCGTTATCCGGCTTGTTGTACTTTGCCACGAGCGTATTGAACTTTGCGTTTTCGCTCTGTTCTTTGAGTCTTTGACGTTCACGCTTGGACGGTCGCTTGGCGCCGTTGTGCTTTTTGCCGATGAACTTTTTTTCCTTGCTTTCCGAGTTGCGAATGATTTCTTCGTCGGAAAGACCACGCAGTTCGGGCGGAACTTCAGTGATTTGAAGAGCCTCTTTTCTAGTGGAATCAGTCATGATTTCTGGGTCTTTTAGCTGTTTTTAGCTTTGTCAAGGTTTTTTTTGCACTTTTTTTGCAAAAAATTCAGAAAAAAATTAAAAAAATTTGAAAAAAATGTTTGTCAAGGTCTAGAAAAAAAATTCTTTATGGACTATTTTTGGAGTACAATGCTTCGGTTTACACAAGAAATATCTCTCGCTTTGCGCTCTATCGCTAATGAAGAAGAAGCGCATGAAATGTCTAAGAAGGCTAGGGAGCAATTTGAATTTCTCGGAATCAGATTGGTTCCCCGTCGTGAAGTCACATATCCGATTTTCGACAAGTACCCGCCAAAGGACGGGGACGAACTCGTGTCGAGAGTCGAGGACATGTGGGCGCAGCCGTATAGGGAATTCCAGTACGCGGCCTGTGACTACCTGTTCCGTCATCGTGGGCTTCTCGGTGGTCAGCACCTTAATTTTTTGAAAAAACTCATCAAGACCAGAGCCTGGCGCGACACGGTCGATACCCTCGCTTCTTGCGTCTTGGGTGACTTGGCTCTCCGCTTGCCGGCTTTGCGTACGAAGATTGCCTCCTGGATCCGCGACCCGAACATCTGGGTTCGCCGTAGTGCAATCATCTTCCAGGTGCAGTACAAGGACCGCACGGACTGGCCGCTTTTGCGTCAGTTCTGTCTCACTTGCGCAAAGGACGACGACTACTACATCCGCAATGGCATTGGTCGTGCTCTTTCTGAGTATGCACGCATCAACCCGACGGAAGTGCGCCGTTTTGTCCAAGACAACACGTTTGCTGAACAGACCGCCCAGGAAATCCTGCGCCTCATTTAATTGGGACGTTGGTGGGTTGGGCTTTGCGAAGCCTCGGCTTTTAAAGACTCTCGAAAGAGGGTCTTTTTTATTTGCTTTTCTTTTCGGCTTTTGATTTTTCCTTTAGCGGAAAAGCGAATTTGCCTTGAAGGACGCAACCTTTTGCACCGGGGTCGCATTCCTGTTTGCGTTTTTCGCAAAACGTTTCGTTGAGGTATTTACATTCCCAGCTCATAAGAATCTCCTTCTTGAAAGAGGTGGTTGTGCTTGTGGCACTTTTATTAATCTAATCAAAAAGGGGAAGAATAAGCCTATAATTTTGAGCTGAAAATAGTCTATTTAAAACGAAATCGCGGCTCTCGTTTGGAAAGTCGCGATTCTTGCGTTAGTCAAAGTTGAGGGATCGGCGGTAGGGGGTGAAGCCGGCGTTTTTGATGAAAGCTTCGGCCTGCTCGATAGTCGTGAGCCCGTGGTTTTGGAGCACGTTCTCTTCAATCACGATGCTGTTGATGTCATCGGCGCCGGCGTGCAGCCCGAGTTCACCCAGCGAAAGGCCCATGCCGAGGAGCGAAACTTCAATGTGCGGGACGTTGTCGAGGTACAGGCGGCTGAGCGCGAGCAACTTGAGGTATTCATCGCCTCGTACATGGCGAATAGGGAACTTGTCGGTCTGCGGCTGGAACGTCCAGACCACAAAGCTCTTGAATCCGCCCGCGATGTCCTGCGTTTTGCGCACGTATTCCAAATGTTCTATGACTTCTTCGGCGGTTTCGGCACTGCCGATGACGATGTTCGCGCTGCCGGGGAGCCCTTTCTTGTGGCAGGCGGCAAGCGTGTCGCACCACTGCTGTGCGGGGAGCTTCTTGGGACTTAAGATTTGACGCATGCGGTCAGAGAGAATCTCGGCACCTGCGCCTGGGACGGAACTGAGACCTGCATCCTTGAAAATGTCAAGCAGTTCGTCGAGCGTTATCCCGTTGAATTCCGCAATGCGGACAAGTTCAACTGGCGAAAAACCGCGCACCTTGACGCCCAATTCTTGCGTGAGCATCTTGAGGACATCGGTGTAATAGCTGAGCGGAATTTCCTTGTTGACGCCACCTTGCAGAAAAATCTGGTCGGCGCCTTTAGCTTTGGCTTCAAGCGTTTTTTGACGGATTTCGTCCAAACTCAAAACGTACGCTTCGGGGCTGTGGGCGCTGCGGCAAAAACTGCAAAAGCTGCAAGTCACTTCGCACACGTTCGTGTAGTTCACAATGCGGAACGCCGTGTAACCGACGCGGTTCCCGGGGAGCTTTGCCTTACGTACAGTATCGGCCGCTTCGACGACATCTGTCCACGGCGCGTTTTTCAGGATTTCGAGCCCTTCGGCTGGCGTGAGTCGCTCTTGTGCGATAGCTTTGTTTAACAAGGAATTCATTGGTTAAATAATAGAAAAAATAAACCTCATACCTTAAAGGCTCGAAGAGCCGACCTCACACCCCATGCCCTGTTGACTAATTGTCCACGAAACCGCTTCTTTGCTATGTGATAACGTTCACATTTGGGGATATATTATAGTTGGGTTAAGTTAGGAAGAACACTGGTGTGTTCATGCTTGGTTTTGTGGAGCCACGCTGTTGTGTGGCGTATCTCCTTGCATGTATCAAATCAGTTTGGAGGACTTGTCCCTTCGGGATAAAGAGTTAGGAATGATACTAAAGGAGAACAGGTATGAATCATCTCAGTTTGAAGTGTGCTGCAATGGCGCTTGCTTTTGCGGCATCTGCACAGGCCTTTACCGTTACGGGTAAGGTTAGCGACGAAAGCGGCAAGGCTATCGAAAAAGCCTCCGTAGAACTTCTTAAAAACGCACTCAAGACAACGACCGATTCCAAGGGCGAATTCAAGCTCTTCAAGGAAGATTCGACGATTGGCATCCATGCGGTTGCACGTCCGATGCTCGGCTACGTGAGCGTAATGAATGGCGTTCTGTCTTATTCCCAGAGCACAAATGAACCGGTGCGCATCCAGGTTTTTGATGCTGTGGGTTCCCGCGTCTTGAACGAAACCGTTTATGGCACGGGCACGCTTGACATGCAGTCTATCGTGAAATCTCAGGGCTCTTATTTTGCGCGCGTGAGCGTCGGTAGCGCCAAAAGCAATTTCCGCTTTACATCCAATGGCAATTATGGGATTTCGTTTGGCGAAGCTGTGGCTCGCGGCCTCAAGAAAGAAGAGGCTGGCGATGAACTTCGCGTGATTGCTGCGGATTATGACACGCTTACGGTTGCGCTCAGCAACTTAGACACAAACGTTACGCTCAAGCTCAAAAAGACGGTCAAGCAGCCGGAATACGCTTACGGTTGGGGCCTCAAGAACGATCCGGTGCCGACACGTGGTTGCGGCAAGGATACAAAGCTTGACTACAAGTATCGCGGAGACAAGCCGTATATCGAATTCAAGTGGAGCAAGGGTTCGCGTACCGTGCGTCTCGACATCCCGAAGAACTATGACAAGAATAAACCGTACAAACTCATTTTCGGCATGCAGTGCATGGGCGGCTGGGCCGGTGGCGTGCAGGATGAAGGCTACTATGGCCTGAAACCGCTTGATACGGAAAATACCGCTATCTTCGTCGCTCCGGAAGGCAATGGAAACCAGGCCCCGTGGGGTCAGGATGACTACACGCTCTTCGATGAACTCCTTGCATACCTCGAAGGCAACTTCTGCATTGACTCTTCTCGTGTGTTCTCGACCGGCTTTAGCTACGGCTCCATGTTCTCTAACGGACTTTCTTGGAACCATCAGGACGTGCTCCGCGCTGTTGCCGTGTACGAAACTGCTGAACGCAACATTTGGCTCCCGCAGCGCAAGAAGATGGGCATTGGCTGGATGGGCGTGCTCGGCTTGCAGGACAATCTCTGCACTCCGGCAATGGGTCGCTCTGCTCGCGATATCATCTTGGAACTCAACTCCGAAGGTGGCAAGGCCAAGAACGAGCGTGCTCAGGAATATGGTGGCAACGGCCCACATGTGTGCTATGACTACACGACTGTCGAAGAACGCTTCCCTGTTCGCTGGTGCACACAGAATGGCGGCCACATTTGGGACCACAAGGATCCGGGTTCAAACCAGTCCTGGGTACCGAAGACCACTTGGGATTTCTTCAATAAGTTCTAATATCTAAGATTCTTTCCTCCTCACTTAACTCCCGGTTTCGGCCGGGAGTTTTTGCGTAGGAGAAAAATTTGCCGTCCCGTTAGGCTTTTTCTATCTTTGGGCGCATGGAATTCAAGCGCTTTGAAGCTCTGATCGAGATGTTTCCGCAGGTGCAGATTTTTAGCACTGAGGGCGAAGATCTTGATCGAGTCATTACTCATTTTTTGAATCAACGTGAAAATGTCTCCACGATGTCGGAGGCTATGCAACGTAAAATCCAGCAGGCGTTGGCCCCGTTTTTCCAGCAGCGTTTTATCAGCTTGCATGATGCGGAAGCTCCGCTGGTGCGCAACTTGCTTCTGGACAAGAAGTTCTTTTTGCAGACGGACCGCTACATTGACGATATGGCGTGGCCGCTGACCGATCCGGAAAAGCTTGGCGAAGCTTTGAACATTGCTGACCTTGCCGAAGGGATTCTTGACCGCAAGCTGTTGAGTCTTTCGAACGGCGAACTTCGCCGAGTGCTCTTGGCCCGCATGTGGATGGAAAAGCCGGAATGGGTTTATTTCAATGACTTGTTCGGCGGGCTCGATCCGGAATATCGAGCGCATTTGGCTGGCTGTGTGGCAGACCTTGCAAAACGACCCGGCTTGAAAGTCGTGGTGCGCCTCGCTCGCGAAGATGAGCTGCTCCCGGAAATTCCGGCGTTTGTTTATGCGGACAAGACGTTCACGCAGTATGCGGGTGAACTCCCGAAAGCTGCTGCTACCCCGAAGTTCAAAAAAGCCGAGCTTAAGGATTATGAAATCGTTGATCTTAGACGAGAGGCGAAAGACGAGAGACGAGAGTGCGGGAATGACAATAGCGGAGAAATTCTTTTCGACCTTAAGCATGTGAATGTCCGCTTTGGCGATACGGATGTGCTCAAGAATTTGAACTGGACGGTTCGCAAGGGTGAACATTGGGCAGTGATGGGCGAGAACGGTGCTGGCAAGAGTACGCTCCTCGGCATGCTTACCGCTGACCATCCGCAGATTTACAACAACGACATTACGCTCCTCGGTGAACGTCCGGGGCATGGCCTCAACATTTGGGACCACAAGGCAAAACTCGGATTCTTCTCGCCGGAAATGGCGCTCCAGTACCGCGAAGATTTGAGCCTTCTGGATGTGCTTTGCACAGGATTCACACCGAACCTCTGCCGCGCTGAAAACATCACGTGGGAAGAAAAGGCTA
Coding sequences within it:
- a CDS encoding ATP-binding cassette domain-containing protein, producing the protein MEFKRFEALIEMFPQVQIFSTEGEDLDRVITHFLNQRENVSTMSEAMQRKIQQALAPFFQQRFISLHDAEAPLVRNLLLDKKFFLQTDRYIDDMAWPLTDPEKLGEALNIADLAEGILDRKLLSLSNGELRRVLLARMWMEKPEWVYFNDLFGGLDPEYRAHLAGCVADLAKRPGLKVVVRLAREDELLPEIPAFVYADKTFTQYAGELPKAAATPKFKKAELKDYEIVDLRREAKDERRECGNDNSGEILFDLKHVNVRFGDTDVLKNLNWTVRKGEHWAVMGENGAGKSTLLGMLTADHPQIYNNDITLLGERPGHGLNIWDHKAKLGFFSPEMALQYREDLSLLDVLCTGFTPNLCRAENITWEEKAKAREWLTYLGFEDTSISIRKISPIDKRLVLMARAAIRPPKVLLLDEPTQGLKGEYREKLFHLLQLLSTETTIIMVSHYEEEWPPCMTHLLRMPKFSLN
- a CDS encoding radical SAM protein, which translates into the protein MNSLLNKAIAQERLTPAEGLEILKNAPWTDVVEAADTVRKAKLPGNRVGYTAFRIVNYTNVCEVTCSFCSFCRSAHSPEAYVLSLDEIRQKTLEAKAKGADQIFLQGGVNKEIPLSYYTDVLKMLTQELGVKVRGFSPVELVRIAEFNGITLDELLDIFKDAGLSSVPGAGAEILSDRMRQILSPKKLPAQQWCDTLAACHKKGLPGSANIVIGSAETAEEVIEHLEYVRKTQDIAGGFKSFVVWTFQPQTDKFPIRHVRGDEYLKLLALSRLYLDNVPHIEVSLLGMGLSLGELGLHAGADDINSIVIEENVLQNHGLTTIEQAEAFIKNAGFTPYRRSLNFD
- a CDS encoding esterase, producing MNHLSLKCAAMALAFAASAQAFTVTGKVSDESGKAIEKASVELLKNALKTTTDSKGEFKLFKEDSTIGIHAVARPMLGYVSVMNGVLSYSQSTNEPVRIQVFDAVGSRVLNETVYGTGTLDMQSIVKSQGSYFARVSVGSAKSNFRFTSNGNYGISFGEAVARGLKKEEAGDELRVIAADYDTLTVALSNLDTNVTLKLKKTVKQPEYAYGWGLKNDPVPTRGCGKDTKLDYKYRGDKPYIEFKWSKGSRTVRLDIPKNYDKNKPYKLIFGMQCMGGWAGGVQDEGYYGLKPLDTENTAIFVAPEGNGNQAPWGQDDYTLFDELLAYLEGNFCIDSSRVFSTGFSYGSMFSNGLSWNHQDVLRAVAVYETAERNIWLPQRKKMGIGWMGVLGLQDNLCTPAMGRSARDIILELNSEGGKAKNERAQEYGGNGPHVCYDYTTVEERFPVRWCTQNGGHIWDHKDPGSNQSWVPKTTWDFFNKF